A DNA window from Tenuifilaceae bacterium CYCD contains the following coding sequences:
- the efp gene encoding elongation factor P: MATTADFKNGMCIIFNGKIYTIVQFQHVKPGKGGAFVRTKLKSLETGKVIENTFNSGVKIDTVRVERRPYQFLYKDDLGHHFMHQETFEQVSLDGDLIENNDLLKEGQYVEMMVDAEKENILTCELPPFVEMEITYTEPGLKGDTASSTALKAATVETGATIQVPLFINIGDRIKVDTRTREYHERIK, encoded by the coding sequence ATGGCAACTACTGCAGATTTTAAGAACGGAATGTGCATTATATTTAACGGGAAGATATATACTATAGTGCAGTTTCAACATGTTAAACCAGGAAAAGGGGGCGCGTTTGTTCGTACAAAACTCAAAAGTTTAGAAACAGGTAAGGTTATCGAGAATACTTTTAATTCCGGGGTAAAGATTGATACCGTTAGAGTTGAACGCAGACCTTATCAATTCCTTTACAAGGATGATTTAGGACATCATTTTATGCATCAAGAAACCTTTGAGCAGGTTAGCCTCGATGGCGATTTAATTGAAAACAACGACCTACTCAAGGAAGGACAATATGTAGAAATGATGGTTGACGCCGAAAAGGAAAACATTCTAACCTGCGAACTTCCACCTTTTGTTGAAATGGAAATTACCTATACCGAACCTGGTTTAAAAGGTGACACTGCCTCGTCAACAGCACTTAAAGCGGCTACCGTTGAAACCGGAGCAACCATTCAAGTTCCTTTATTCATAAACATTGGCGATAGAATTAAAGTTGATACCAGAACACGTGAGTATCACGAGCGAATAAAATAG
- a CDS encoding tRNA (adenosine(37)-N6)-threonylcarbamoyltransferase complex dimerization subunit type 1 TsaB, translating into MIHILCIETGTTTCSVALGNEKGVIGYKEVSDAKAHASQLSVLINELMAEHAFDISKIDAVAVSKGPGSYTGLRIGVSLAKGICYSLGKPLLAIGSLDSMVYGINGMPSDLYCPMIDARRMEVYTALFNNSLNKISEVEAIIVDVNSFAEQLQSNKILFFGSGAPKCRSVISNQNAIFIDNFEPSARFMLPLALKAYKDEIFEDIAYFEPFYLKDFVATVAKNKVIPEK; encoded by the coding sequence ATGATTCATATACTTTGCATTGAAACAGGAACCACTACGTGTTCCGTTGCCTTAGGAAACGAAAAGGGGGTTATTGGCTATAAAGAAGTGTCCGATGCTAAAGCACATGCCTCGCAGTTATCAGTATTGATCAACGAGTTGATGGCTGAGCATGCATTTGATATTTCAAAAATAGACGCTGTTGCCGTTAGCAAAGGTCCAGGATCGTACACCGGTTTACGCATTGGGGTTTCGCTTGCCAAGGGAATTTGCTACTCCCTTGGCAAACCGCTCCTCGCAATTGGAAGTTTAGACTCAATGGTATATGGTATTAATGGTATGCCAAGCGATCTGTATTGCCCCATGATTGATGCCCGAAGAATGGAAGTGTACACCGCATTGTTCAACAATTCTTTGAATAAGATAAGCGAGGTTGAAGCAATTATTGTAGATGTCAACTCCTTTGCGGAGCAACTTCAAAGCAACAAAATCCTATTCTTTGGAAGTGGAGCACCAAAGTGCAGATCAGTTATATCAAATCAAAATGCTATCTTTATCGATAATTTTGAGCCATCGGCACGCTTTATGCTCCCCTTGGCATTAAAAGCCTATAAAGATGAAATATTTGAAGATATTGCCTACTTTGAGCCATTCTATCTTAAGGATTTTGTGGCAACAGTTGCTAAGAATAAAGTCATTCCAGAAAAATAA